The following are from one region of the Staphylococcus argenteus genome:
- the leuD gene encoding 3-isopropylmalate dehydratase small subunit: MSAIKPITTYKGKIVPLFNDNIDTDQIIPKVHLKRISKSGFGPFAFDEWRYLPDGSDNPDFNPNKPQYKGASILITGDNFGCGSSREHAAWALKDYGFHIIIAGSFSDIFYMNCTKNAMLPIVLEKSAREHLAQYEEIEIDLPNQTVSSSDKTFHFDIDETWKNKLVNGLDDIAITLQYESLIEKYEKSL; encoded by the coding sequence ATGTCAGCAATCAAACCTATTACAACATATAAAGGAAAAATTGTTCCACTTTTCAACGACAATATTGATACGGATCAAATTATTCCTAAAGTTCACTTAAAAAGAATTTCAAAAAGTGGTTTCGGTCCATTCGCTTTTGATGAATGGCGTTATTTACCGGATGGTTCAGATAATCCTGATTTCAATCCTAACAAACCACAATATAAAGGTGCATCCATTTTAATTACAGGAGATAATTTTGGATGCGGTTCAAGTCGTGAACATGCTGCTTGGGCCCTAAAGGACTATGGTTTTCATATTATTATTGCTGGAAGTTTCAGTGACATATTTTATATGAATTGCACTAAAAATGCGATGTTGCCTATCGTTTTAGAAAAAAGTGCACGTGAACATCTTGCACAATATGAGGAAATTGAAATCGATTTACCAAATCAAACTGTGTCATCGTCAGACAAAACTTTCCATTTCGATATCGATGAAACATGGAAAAACAAATTAGTTAATGGTTTAGATGACATTGCAATAACCCTACAATATGAATCATTAATAGAAAAATATGAAAAATCACTTTAA
- the ilvA gene encoding threonine ammonia-lyase IlvA, with amino-acid sequence MTVKTTVSTKDIDEAFLRLKDIVKETPLQLDHYLSQKYDCKVYLKREDLQWVRSFKLRGAYNAISVLSEEAKSKGITCASAGNHAQGVAYTAKKLNLKAVIFMPVTTPLQKVNQVKFFGNSNVEVVLTGDTFDHCLAEALTYTSKHGMNFIDPFNNVYTISGQGTLAKEMLEQAKSDNVTFDYLFAAIGGGGLISGISTYFKTYSPATKIIGVEPSGASSMYESVVVNKQVVTLPNIDKFVDGASVARVGDITFEIAKENVDDYVQVDEGAVCSTILDMYSKQAIVAEPAGALSVSALENYKDHIKGKTVVCVISGGNNDINRMKEIEERSLLYEEMKHYFILNFPQRPGALREFVNDVLGPQDDITKFEYLKKSSQNTGTVIIGIQLKDHNDLLQLKQRVNHFDPSNIYINENKMLYSLLI; translated from the coding sequence ATGACAGTCAAAACTACAGTTTCGACGAAAGATATCGATGAAGCATTTTTAAGGCTTAAAGATATCGTCAAAGAAACGCCTTTACAATTAGACCATTACTTATCTCAAAAGTATGATTGTAAAGTTTATTTAAAACGAGAAGATTTACAGTGGGTACGTTCTTTTAAATTAAGGGGTGCTTACAACGCAATTTCTGTTTTGTCAGAAGAAGCCAAAAGTAAAGGAATTACATGTGCGAGTGCAGGTAATCATGCACAAGGTGTTGCCTATACCGCTAAAAAACTTAATTTAAAAGCTGTTATCTTTATGCCAGTCACTACACCATTACAAAAAGTAAACCAAGTAAAGTTCTTTGGAAACAGTAATGTTGAAGTCGTTCTAACAGGTGATACCTTCGATCATTGTTTAGCCGAAGCATTAACATATACTAGTAAACATGGTATGAACTTTATAGACCCTTTTAATAATGTATATACAATTTCTGGACAAGGTACGCTTGCTAAAGAAATGTTAGAACAAGCAAAGTCAGACAATGTCACTTTTGATTATCTATTCGCCGCAATTGGTGGTGGTGGCTTAATTTCAGGTATTAGTACTTACTTTAAAACCTATTCGCCTGCTACGAAAATTATAGGTGTTGAACCTTCAGGTGCAAGTAGTATGTATGAATCTGTTGTTGTAAATAAACAGGTTGTCACATTGCCTAATATCGATAAATTTGTCGACGGTGCTTCAGTAGCTAGAGTTGGTGATATTACATTTGAAATTGCAAAGGAAAACGTAGATGATTACGTTCAAGTAGATGAAGGTGCAGTTTGTTCTACAATTTTAGATATGTATTCAAAACAAGCAATTGTAGCTGAACCTGCTGGCGCATTAAGTGTGAGTGCTCTTGAAAACTACAAAGATCATATTAAGGGCAAAACAGTTGTTTGTGTCATTAGTGGAGGCAATAATGATATTAATCGTATGAAGGAAATTGAAGAACGTTCTTTATTGTACGAAGAAATGAAGCATTATTTTATTTTAAACTTCCCTCAACGCCCTGGCGCATTGAGAGAATTTGTAAATGACGTTTTAGGCCCACAAGACGATATTACAAAATTTGAATACTTAAAAAAATCTTCTCAAAATACAGGTACTGTCATTATCGGTATTCAACTTAAAGATCATAATGATTTATTACAACTTAAACAACGAGTAAATCATTTCGATCCTTCCAATATTTATATTAATGAAAATAAAATGTTATATTCATTGCTAATTTAA
- a CDS encoding SprT family protein, whose translation MNNETLQQMVEKLSEEKFGCKFQHRAYFNKRLRTTGGRYLLKSHDIEINPKQYEHYGKEAVVKIILHELCHYHLHIAGKGYQHKDQDFKRLSQQVGAPRFCNSIESYQQRANYEYYCTKCHAKYLRIRRIDTKRMRCGHCNGHLRLKKHLK comes from the coding sequence ATGAATAATGAAACATTACAACAAATGGTTGAGAAGCTTTCTGAAGAAAAATTTGGATGCAAGTTTCAGCATCGAGCATACTTTAATAAAAGGTTACGTACAACAGGTGGACGTTATCTTTTAAAGTCACATGATATAGAAATTAATCCTAAGCAATATGAACATTATGGCAAAGAAGCAGTTGTTAAAATTATATTGCATGAATTGTGCCATTATCATTTGCATATTGCTGGTAAAGGTTATCAACATAAAGATCAAGATTTTAAACGATTGAGTCAGCAAGTAGGTGCGCCAAGATTTTGTAACAGCATTGAAAGCTATCAACAACGTGCAAATTATGAATATTACTGTACTAAATGTCATGCAAAATATTTAAGAATCCGTAGAATTGATACGAAACGAATGCGTTGTGGGCATTGCAATGGCCATTTAAGATTAAAAAAGCATTTGAAGTAA